The window GGCCGGCGAGCGCCGCGACGGCGTCGGGGTCGGTCGCGTCGACGGGCTCGACGGGGGCGACGAGCGCGATGCCGGCGTTGCCCGGGGCCGCGACGACGCGATCCACCCCCGGGTCGTCGAGCAGGGCGCGGACGAGGGCGTGCTCACGGGCACCGGAGCCGATGACGAGGACCTCCACGGGCACCGAGGGTAGAGGTTCCGGGGCGGCCGCCCCGACCGTGCGTCCACCGCGCGGCCGGGACCGGGTGCGGCAGGATCGGGCCGTGCCCCGCACGATCCCCTTCGCGCTCAGCCTGCGCCGCCGGCTCCGGACCGGCTGGCAGCGCTGGCAGGGCTCGTGGTGGCAGATCGTGCAGTGCGGGCTCGGCGCGGGCATCGCGTGGCTCCTGGCCCAGGCGTTGTGGGACCAGCAGTACCCCGTCTTCGCCTGCGTCGCCGTCGTCGTGTGCCTCGGGGTGCAGAACAACCAGCGGCTGCGGCGGGTCGGCGAGCTCGGGGTCGGGGTGACCATCGGGGTCATCTTCGGCACGCTCATCGTGCACCTCGTCGGCCGTGGGCCCCTGCAGATCGCGGGCATCGTCGTGGCGGCGATGTTCATCGCCCGCTTCCTGGACTCGGGGATCCTCCTGGTGAACCAGGCGGCGCTGCAGGCGTGCTTCATCGTGGCCTACCCCCCGATGCCGGGGAGCACGGGCGGGGCGCGCTGGCTGGACGCCATGACGGGCGTCGTCGTCGCGCTCGGGGTGGCGGCCCTGCTGCCACCGGACCCGCGCCGTGACGTGCGGGGCCGGGCCCGGGCCTACGCAGGCCAGCTCGCCGACCTCCTCGAGGACGCGGCCGCCGCCGTCCGCGAGCACGACGCGGCCAAGGCCGAGGAGGTGCTGTCCCGGGCGCGGAGCACTCAGACCGAGCTCGACGGCTGGTCGCAGTCGGTCAACGCCGGCCAGGAGGTGCACCGGCTGTCCCCCCTGCGCCGGCGGGGGCGCAGCGAGATCGTGCAGCAGAAGAAGTTGCAGGCCGGGATGGACCGCGCGACCCGCAACGTGCGGGTCGCCCTGCGCCGGGTGAGCACGGCGCTGGAGTACGACGAGCAGCTGCCGGACTCC is drawn from Kineococcus endophyticus and contains these coding sequences:
- a CDS encoding FUSC family protein, which encodes MPRTIPFALSLRRRLRTGWQRWQGSWWQIVQCGLGAGIAWLLAQALWDQQYPVFACVAVVVCLGVQNNQRLRRVGELGVGVTIGVIFGTLIVHLVGRGPLQIAGIVVAAMFIARFLDSGILLVNQAALQACFIVAYPPMPGSTGGARWLDAMTGVVVALGVAALLPPDPRRDVRGRARAYAGQLADLLEDAAAAVREHDAAKAEEVLSRARSTQTELDGWSQSVNAGQEVHRLSPLRRRGRSEIVQQKKLQAGMDRATRNVRVALRRVSTALEYDEQLPDSLAGAMEQLAAAVRSTGEPAYAGETLTPAVAGLQELAVTLGPRTLGAESLSATVVVAQLRSTVVDLLQAQGVGAAEAHRLLPH